One Acidaminococcales bacterium genomic window carries:
- a CDS encoding TerD family protein — protein MTVNFTWHRKPAAAADSASPAETQPAARGNIGLKSINLVKGQSISLQKTAGKTLRKVVMGLGWTPAASGCDIDLDASCVIFGFDKQLIDAVYFCNEQFQDNSIVHSGDNLTGEVDDDDEEDDEEDDYNGSFSLIKTWSIPVIRGQSRAARDFGVFGRPKVKRAKLI, from the coding sequence ATGACGGTAAACTTTACATGGCATAGAAAACCCGCAGCCGCTGCCGACAGCGCGAGCCCTGCGGAGACGCAGCCGGCAGCGCGGGGAAACATCGGCCTGAAGTCGATAAACCTCGTAAAAGGGCAAAGCATTTCCCTGCAAAAAACCGCCGGAAAAACTTTGCGCAAAGTAGTCATGGGGCTGGGGTGGACGCCGGCCGCATCGGGCTGTGACATAGATCTTGACGCTTCCTGCGTTATTTTCGGCTTTGATAAGCAACTGATCGATGCCGTATATTTTTGCAATGAGCAGTTCCAAGACAACAGCATCGTGCATAGCGGCGACAATCTTACTGGTGAAGTCGACGACGACGACGAAGAAGACGACGAAGAAGACGACTATAACGGATCATTTAGTTTGATCAAAACGTGGTCAATCCCGGTCATTCGTGGGCAATCGCGAGCGGCGCGGGATTTCGGCGTTTTTGGGCGGCCAAAGGTCAAAAGGGCGAAGTTGATATAA